Proteins encoded together in one bacterium HR11 window:
- the ribX gene encoding Riboflavin transport system permease protein RibX: MSGTFRRIWGGTLALAERPWRVDGVGLLVAVGLVGLWLGLVSFAREWVAAPGSALAIDLSARALPMYTFFSLVRGLLAYGLSLGFTLVVGYWAAKDARAERVLIPLLDVLQSIPVLGFMPGLVLGLAALFPSSRVGLELAAILMIFTGQVWNMTFSFYHSLRSVPRDLVEVAELYRLSGWQRLRWLELPFAAMGLVWNSMMSMAGGWFFLMVSEAFVLGGRDFRLPGLGSYMSVAVARGDVRAMTLAVLAMVLMIVALDQLLWRPVVVWAQKFRVEETGSAVAARSWFLEWLRRGALIRRLRRWVRRGIRQAFHPGPPGRSARTRTSSGRWVRGLATVALWGLVVGLGYGGWALGRLLRSASPAAWKATLAAAGWTLGRVLLATAIGTAWTVPAGLWIGLSPRRSRILQPVVQVIASFPAPMLFPAVVWGLTALRVPLGWGSVVLQLLGTQWYILFNVIAGAMSVPADLREAADVYRVRGWRRFGALYGPGVFPYLVTGWVTAAGGAWNASIVAEYVVFRGQTLTTRGLGALISQAAERGDFPSLTAGIVVMAAVVVAFNRLVWRRLYRVAEERFSLSK; the protein is encoded by the coding sequence ATGAGCGGGACTTTCCGGCGCATCTGGGGCGGCACGCTGGCGCTGGCTGAGCGACCCTGGCGGGTCGATGGGGTGGGTCTCCTGGTCGCGGTCGGTCTCGTGGGTCTCTGGCTGGGCCTCGTCAGCTTCGCCCGGGAATGGGTGGCGGCCCCCGGGTCGGCGCTGGCGATCGACCTCTCGGCCCGGGCGCTCCCGATGTATACCTTCTTCTCGCTGGTCCGGGGTCTCCTGGCCTACGGCCTTTCCCTGGGCTTTACGCTGGTCGTGGGTTATTGGGCGGCGAAAGACGCTCGGGCGGAACGCGTCTTGATTCCCCTGCTGGACGTCTTGCAGAGCATTCCCGTCCTGGGTTTCATGCCGGGCCTGGTCTTGGGTCTGGCGGCCCTGTTTCCCTCGAGTCGTGTAGGTCTGGAGCTGGCGGCCATTCTCATGATCTTCACGGGCCAGGTCTGGAACATGACCTTCAGCTTTTATCATTCCCTGCGGTCGGTCCCCCGGGACCTGGTCGAGGTGGCCGAGCTGTACCGCTTGAGCGGGTGGCAACGGCTTCGGTGGCTGGAGCTTCCCTTTGCCGCGATGGGCCTCGTGTGGAACAGCATGATGAGCATGGCCGGCGGCTGGTTTTTCCTGATGGTCAGCGAAGCCTTTGTCCTCGGGGGTCGGGACTTCCGACTGCCCGGCCTGGGATCTTACATGAGCGTGGCCGTCGCCCGTGGGGACGTGCGGGCCATGACGCTGGCGGTCCTGGCGATGGTCCTGATGATCGTCGCCCTGGACCAGCTCCTGTGGCGGCCGGTCGTCGTCTGGGCCCAGAAGTTCCGGGTCGAAGAGACCGGTTCGGCCGTGGCGGCCCGGTCGTGGTTTCTGGAGTGGCTTCGGCGGGGCGCCCTCATACGGCGGCTCCGGCGATGGGTTCGGCGGGGCATCCGTCAGGCATTTCATCCCGGCCCGCCCGGGCGGTCGGCGAGAACCCGGACGTCCTCGGGTCGATGGGTCCGGGGCCTGGCCACCGTCGCCTTGTGGGGCCTCGTGGTCGGTCTCGGCTACGGGGGATGGGCCCTGGGCCGTCTCTTGCGGTCCGCCTCGCCGGCGGCCTGGAAGGCGACCCTGGCGGCGGCCGGATGGACTCTGGGCCGCGTGCTCCTGGCGACGGCTATCGGCACGGCGTGGACCGTCCCGGCGGGCCTGTGGATCGGCCTGTCGCCGCGGCGGTCCCGAATCCTACAGCCTGTCGTGCAGGTCATTGCGTCCTTCCCGGCGCCGATGCTCTTCCCGGCCGTCGTCTGGGGACTGACGGCGCTCCGTGTGCCCCTGGGCTGGGGGAGCGTCGTGCTTCAGCTTTTAGGGACGCAGTGGTACATTCTCTTCAACGTCATCGCCGGGGCCATGTCGGTCCCGGCGGACCTCCGGGAGGCGGCCGACGTGTACCGAGTCCGCGGCTGGCGGCGGTTCGGGGCCCTCTACGGACCCGGCGTCTTTCCGTATCTGGTCACCGGGTGGGTCACGGCGGCCGGCGGGGCCTGGAATGCAAGCATCGTCGCCGAGTACGTGGTCTTTCGGGGCCAGACGCTGACGACCCGGGGGCTGGGCGCTTTGATCAGCCAAGCGGCCGAGCGGGGGGACTTCCCGAGCCTGACGGCCGGCATCGTCGTGATGGCCGCCGTCGTCGTAGCGTTCAACCGTCTCGTCTGGCGGCGACTTTACCGGGTGGCCGAGGAGCGTTTCTCCTTGAGCAAGTAG